A single bacterium DNA region contains:
- a CDS encoding phosphoribosylanthranilate isomerase, whose protein sequence is MTRVKICGLTVPDEARACHRAGADYLGVVFAGGPRLVDAAAAKAIRAAVPTARLVGVFADQSAAEVAAIVAACRLDLVQLHGGETDADVAAVAARTGRPVIKVMRAGEPVSAAADYLLFDLAKGRDPEPGERDRLWEQARSAVAAGRRVFLAGRLRTEEVTAAIAAVAPHALDVSGGVESAPGRKDAALVRGFVEEVRRARP, encoded by the coding sequence ATGACCAGGGTCAAGATCTGCGGCCTGACCGTGCCCGACGAGGCCCGCGCCTGCCACCGGGCCGGCGCCGACTATCTGGGCGTGGTCTTCGCCGGCGGTCCGCGCCTGGTGGACGCGGCGGCGGCGAAGGCCATTCGCGCGGCGGTGCCGACGGCACGGCTGGTGGGCGTCTTCGCGGATCAGTCCGCGGCGGAGGTCGCGGCGATCGTCGCCGCCTGCCGGCTCGACCTCGTGCAGCTGCACGGCGGCGAGACGGACGCGGACGTGGCGGCCGTCGCCGCGCGGACCGGCCGGCCGGTGATCAAGGTCATGCGGGCCGGCGAGCCCGTCAGCGCGGCAGCCGATTATCTGCTCTTCGATCTCGCCAAGGGCCGCGACCCCGAACCCGGTGAGCGGGATCGGCTGTGGGAACAGGCCCGGTCGGCCGTCGCCGCCGGGCGCAGGGTCTTCCTGGCGGGTAGACTGCGGACGGAAGAGGTGACGGCGGCCATCGCCGCCGTCGCGCCCCATGCACTGGACGTGTCCGGCGGCGTCGAATCCGCGCCCGGACGCAAGGACGCCGCGCTCGTGCGCGGTTTTGTCGAGGAGGTCCGCCGTGCGCGTCCCTGA